The Salvelinus namaycush isolate Seneca chromosome 8, SaNama_1.0, whole genome shotgun sequence genome has a segment encoding these proteins:
- the LOC120053046 gene encoding 40S ribosomal protein S3a — translation MAVGKNKRLTKGGKKGAKKKIVDPFSKKDWYDVKAPAMFNIRNIGKTLVSRTQGTRIASDGLKGRVFEVSLADLQNDEVAFRKFKLISEDVQGKNCLTNFHGMDLTRDKMCSMVKKWQTMIEAHVDVKTTDGYLLRLFCVGFTKKRTNQIRKTSYAQHQQVRQIRKKMMEIMTREVQTNDLKEVVNKLIPDSVGKDIEKACQSIYPLHDVYVRKVKMLKKPKFELGKLMELHGEGGGSSAAKPSGDDTGAKVDRADGYEPPIQETV, via the exons ATGGCAGTCGGCAAGAATAAGAGGCTGACCAAAGGTGGCAAAAAAGGTGCCAAAAAGAAGAT TGTCGACCCTTTCTCCAAGAAGGACTGGTATGATGTCAAGGCACCCGCTATGTTCAACATCCGCAACATTGGCAAGACCTTGGTCTCCAGGACTCAGGGAACCA GAATCGCCTCTGATGGTCTGAAGGGACGTGTGTTCGAGGTGAGCCTCGCTGACCTGCAGAACGATGAGGTGGCCTTCCGCAAGTTCAAGCTGATCTCAGAAGACGTGCAGGGCAAGAACTGCCTGACCAACTTCCACGGCATGGACCTGACCCGTGATAAGATGTGCTCCATGGTCAAGAAGTGGCAG ACCATGATTGAGGCCCATGTGGACGTGAAGACCACCGACGGCTACCTCCTGCGTCTGTTCTGCGTTGGCTTCACCAAGAAGCGCACCAACCAGATCAGGAAGACGTCGTACGCCCAGCACCAGCAGGTCCGTCAGATCAGGAAGAAGATGATGGAGATCATGACCCGTGAGGTCCAGACCAACGACCTGAAGGAAGTCGTCAACAAGCT GATCCCTGACTCTGTTGGCAAGGACATTGAGAAGGCCTGCCAGTCCATCTACCCCCTCCACGACGTCTACGTCAGGAAGGTTAAGATGCTGAAGAAGCCCAAGTTTGAGT TGGGCAAACTGATGGAGCTCCACGGTGAGGGTGGTGGCAGCAGTGCAGCCAAGCCCTCTGGGGACGACACCGGGGCTAAGGTGGATCGGGCCGACGGCTACGAGCCCCCCATCCAAGAGACCGTCTAA